A genomic window from Exiguobacterium acetylicum DSM 20416 includes:
- a CDS encoding suppressor of fused domain protein, whose translation MNYIEHLEAHCGESTGHLEMEELQDHAIQLLQFQNAPFANANTVTSLGLLHHPLQFENGAIVHQEVMISVMQPDAESDLIELVYRLTLEALKTGHAYDLGEYLPMPDGLLSKYGFAALYVTIPFYFEESFQVYKGNAAFGEPEAALPVWFVPIFASEVAYIGQYGTEEFNEMMYETEMQLLNLKRHPLVGDDEAIEALNAKRQLFVLECEITDAFFKDEIQRPLVLNGPLAKAYHMSVESGEQGDTDQNETFLFDFLNHQNRFPIYATFFAFEEEDQDNKAFFTKHHMSFTSHVLSRQKQTNGWLRGKRTSTRESHYFTIKIEDTKMLELILEHACGAGMMNELFMFSYSDHLSIQQEVETTYRKTRVLEDRFVYPEDTTVVIVGHDGEMLYLLSNEEHFAYDLRTDWAKRLRQQLPSDTVIRQLNGELFADL comes from the coding sequence ATGAATTACATAGAACACTTAGAAGCCCATTGTGGTGAAAGTACTGGTCACCTTGAGATGGAAGAATTACAAGATCATGCGATTCAATTGTTGCAGTTTCAAAATGCACCGTTTGCGAATGCGAATACCGTGACATCACTTGGATTATTGCATCACCCATTGCAATTCGAGAACGGTGCCATCGTCCATCAAGAAGTGATGATATCCGTCATGCAACCAGATGCCGAGTCGGATTTGATTGAATTGGTTTATCGCTTGACGCTAGAAGCATTGAAAACTGGACACGCATATGATTTAGGCGAGTACTTACCAATGCCGGATGGGTTGTTATCGAAGTACGGCTTCGCTGCCCTATATGTGACGATACCGTTCTACTTTGAAGAATCATTTCAAGTCTATAAAGGGAACGCAGCGTTCGGGGAACCGGAGGCGGCGTTACCCGTCTGGTTCGTACCGATCTTTGCTTCGGAAGTCGCATACATCGGACAATACGGTACTGAGGAATTTAATGAGATGATGTATGAAACTGAGATGCAGCTACTTAATTTAAAGCGACATCCGCTTGTGGGAGACGATGAAGCGATCGAAGCATTGAACGCTAAGAGACAACTCTTCGTTCTCGAGTGTGAAATCACGGATGCGTTTTTTAAAGACGAGATCCAACGACCGTTAGTACTAAATGGACCGTTAGCGAAGGCGTATCACATGAGTGTTGAATCGGGAGAACAGGGCGATACAGATCAAAATGAAACTTTTCTGTTTGATTTTCTAAATCATCAAAATCGTTTTCCGATCTACGCGACCTTTTTTGCTTTTGAAGAGGAAGACCAAGACAACAAAGCATTCTTCACGAAGCATCATATGTCGTTCACTTCACATGTCTTGTCTAGACAAAAACAAACGAACGGATGGTTACGAGGAAAACGAACATCGACAAGGGAGAGTCATTACTTCACGATCAAGATTGAAGATACTAAGATGCTCGAACTCATCCTTGAGCACGCTTGTGGAGCCGGAATGATGAACGAACTGTTCATGTTTTCGTATTCCGATCATCTGTCAATTCAACAAGAGGTCGAAACGACGTACCGAAAAACACGTGTCTTAGAAGATCGATTCGTTTATCCGGAGGATACGACCGTCGTGATTGTCGGTCATGATGGTGAAATGCTTTATCTGCTCTCGAACGAAGAACATTTCGCATATGATCTTCGGACGGACTGGGCGAAACGACTGCGACAACAGTTACCAAGCGATACGGTGATTCGCCAGCTGAATGGAGAATTGTTCGCAGACCTATAA
- a CDS encoding DUF2691 family protein, with protein sequence MSLRGVSFEIPNEPGRVLLDILSAIEMKAYDWFLRNFDFPIQTMDGELYDSLEEFSIDRIATGHELAKWLRGTSNYLIFAELFAFQGGQTEEVGTTYEWFQESNCQIAILVYDCTYVDIYCKEKHVSEAFYENAMKRGYTGIEWVTDDNDPRTRLSVWAE encoded by the coding sequence ATGAGTCTGCGTGGCGTATCGTTTGAAATTCCGAATGAACCGGGACGTGTCTTGCTCGACATATTAAGTGCGATTGAGATGAAGGCGTATGATTGGTTTCTTCGTAACTTTGATTTTCCGATCCAAACCATGGATGGGGAGTTGTATGACAGTTTAGAAGAGTTTTCAATCGATCGGATAGCGACAGGACATGAACTAGCGAAATGGCTAAGGGGAACAAGCAATTACCTAATCTTTGCTGAATTGTTTGCATTTCAAGGTGGTCAGACTGAAGAAGTGGGAACGACGTATGAGTGGTTTCAGGAAAGCAATTGTCAAATCGCGATTTTGGTGTATGACTGCACATACGTAGATATCTATTGTAAGGAGAAGCACGTATCTGAAGCGTTTTATGAGAATGCGATGAAACGTGGGTATACCGGAATCGAGTGGGTGACCGATGATAATGATCCTCGGACTCGTTTGTCGGTATGGGCAGAATAA
- a CDS encoding SMI1/KNR4 family protein has translation MKKLGTFTSHKGNLIVSDPAFLEPDIEYNVTIPVEQGSIWTVFYDEDEFESINLLYLTMNEETKMDPSDFEPLSDLVVVDSAQLVIMNTADYGRREAIDWEIRNTLEFDEEIDPFYIAISDEMMEDEIFLFPFGVAVQLMGDGHYEVLVRREDENVTGIAIVLGEHEAFEEHDDEEDVSLEDVEMPLIKKERHPSGSDDRFLANVLASMERFYGKDHKKLKYSILIEGQKVRHELCLYDRLPKIQSYRVSVESPCPEARIQAFETDHFAIPEWYKNILRVCNGVRFTEELNLYGIPLASWNGLSHEIQDNLSVSLDEYALTEFDAIRDKYFFFGSSFRQDEYYAVLKERPDEAVYCFDYRTLKLKPKATTFQDIVRDAWRACNLKALHKRM, from the coding sequence ATGAAAAAACTAGGCACGTTTACAAGTCACAAAGGGAATTTGATTGTCTCGGATCCTGCTTTCCTTGAGCCGGATATAGAATACAACGTGACAATTCCAGTTGAACAAGGTTCGATTTGGACGGTCTTCTATGACGAAGATGAGTTCGAATCAATCAATTTGCTTTACCTAACAATGAATGAAGAAACGAAGATGGATCCATCCGATTTCGAGCCGTTATCCGATCTAGTCGTCGTCGATTCAGCGCAGCTCGTCATCATGAACACAGCGGATTACGGGAGACGGGAAGCCATTGATTGGGAGATTCGAAATACGCTAGAGTTCGACGAAGAAATCGACCCGTTCTATATCGCAATCTCAGATGAAATGATGGAAGACGAGATCTTCCTGTTTCCGTTCGGTGTCGCCGTTCAGTTAATGGGGGATGGACACTATGAAGTCCTCGTCCGACGAGAAGACGAGAACGTGACAGGGATCGCGATCGTCCTTGGGGAACATGAGGCTTTTGAAGAACACGATGACGAGGAAGACGTGTCACTAGAAGACGTTGAAATGCCGCTCATCAAGAAAGAAAGACATCCATCAGGATCTGATGATAGGTTTCTGGCGAATGTGCTAGCTTCCATGGAGAGATTCTATGGAAAAGACCACAAAAAACTAAAGTACAGCATTCTAATCGAGGGGCAAAAGGTAAGGCATGAGCTTTGTTTGTATGATCGCTTACCAAAAATTCAAAGCTACCGAGTGTCCGTTGAGAGTCCTTGTCCGGAAGCCCGTATTCAAGCATTCGAGACCGATCATTTCGCGATTCCGGAGTGGTATAAAAATATTTTGCGAGTCTGTAACGGGGTACGTTTTACCGAAGAGTTGAACTTATACGGTATACCGCTGGCGAGCTGGAACGGGTTATCGCATGAGATCCAAGACAATCTTTCGGTTAGTCTTGATGAATACGCGTTAACCGAGTTCGATGCGATCCGCGACAAATACTTCTTTTTTGGTTCGTCGTTTAGACAGGACGAATACTATGCAGTATTAAAAGAGCGTCCAGACGAAGCTGTCTATTGCTTCGACTATAGAACGTTAAAACTCAAACCGAAGGCAACGACTTTCCAAGATATCGTCCGTGATGCGTGGCGCGCGTGTAATCTGAAAGCACTCCATAAAAGAATGTGA
- a CDS encoding DUF2750 domain-containing protein, translating to MTYQSGLPGVTEERLQEVEAVLGFELPKELRNCYKRENKFNVGEWEFHPIKDEKYIKRTWDDLVRINLTDAEEYPEGFLRIAADGTGDELGYQLPDTETIVLWDHEEQELFPVAPTLNAFVEKEQQMEQSAEQAEDFLQTVLETGAVYGLSKLEQSGWAYCPSNQEETDVLLFFSTDAAAKALQTKEWANYHLIRLDLDLYMNGWLPNMINDGLYCGLNWGPELVGLELDPEDVLADLES from the coding sequence ATGACATATCAAAGTGGATTACCTGGCGTTACGGAAGAGAGACTACAAGAAGTAGAGGCAGTACTCGGCTTCGAGCTTCCGAAAGAACTACGAAACTGCTACAAGCGCGAAAACAAGTTCAATGTCGGTGAATGGGAGTTTCATCCGATCAAGGACGAGAAGTATATCAAGCGAACATGGGACGACCTTGTTCGTATCAATTTGACAGATGCAGAAGAGTATCCAGAAGGGTTCTTGCGGATTGCGGCGGACGGAACAGGTGACGAACTCGGATATCAGTTACCGGACACAGAGACGATCGTCTTGTGGGACCACGAAGAACAAGAACTATTTCCGGTAGCACCGACGTTGAATGCGTTCGTTGAAAAGGAACAACAAATGGAACAGAGTGCGGAACAAGCAGAAGACTTCTTACAGACAGTTCTCGAGACGGGTGCTGTCTATGGTCTATCGAAGTTGGAACAGTCGGGTTGGGCGTACTGTCCGTCGAATCAAGAGGAAACGGACGTCCTATTATTCTTTTCGACGGATGCGGCGGCAAAAGCACTGCAGACGAAGGAATGGGCGAACTATCATCTGATTCGCTTAGACCTGGATTTGTACATGAATGGCTGGTTACCGAACATGATTAACGACGGACTGTATTGTGGCTTGAACTGGGGACCGGAGCTCGTCGGACTTGAGCTAGATCCAGAAGATGTCCTAGCAGATCTGGAGAGTTAA
- a CDS encoding IS1182 family transposase, whose protein sequence is MMPDLPNMPPSPYRALYDLLIPADDELRLIHDLVSFDFITELLADTYCHDNGRMAVHPVRMFKYLFLKAYSNLSDVDLVRRAKTDLAYKYFLDLAPEEDVINPSSLTKFRRQRMDNDELLDQLIAYTVRIAKEMGVLNSRTLIVDSTHSRARYGQKPIKQVVIEEAKRLRQACYQENDNTKGRFPEKVDEADIDQLLAYALAVAETVESEMPELISREHIRARVNRVRELTEDAHFELRVSRDKNARTGHKSADSSFFGYKHHLAMTEDGVITAVIVTSDEAADGIQLTSLVEKSHIAGAEFDYIVGDSAYSSRENLVSVASQGCKLVAPLNPRVFSVSTNRAEGFTYNKDANRYVCPAGHMAVRKSRTGKKNVGASQQETHFFDIVLCKCCPLREGCYKDGAKSKTYSVSLKSREHSDQLEYEQTDEFKTYRRKRYAIESKNNQLKNTYGLARNKTSDLKGMTLQSVMAIIAVNLKRIISLQKEKTD, encoded by the coding sequence ATGATGCCCGACCTGCCGAATATGCCGCCGAGCCCTTATCGGGCTCTCTATGATTTGTTAATCCCCGCGGATGATGAGTTACGTCTCATTCACGACCTCGTCTCTTTTGATTTCATTACAGAATTGCTCGCGGACACGTATTGCCATGATAACGGACGGATGGCGGTCCATCCCGTTCGGATGTTTAAATATCTATTTCTGAAAGCCTACTCAAACCTGTCCGATGTCGACCTCGTCAGACGGGCGAAAACTGATCTTGCCTATAAATATTTTTTGGATTTGGCACCGGAGGAGGATGTCATTAATCCTTCATCGCTCACAAAATTCCGGCGTCAGCGTATGGATAATGACGAGCTACTCGATCAGTTGATTGCGTACACAGTACGGATCGCGAAAGAGATGGGCGTTCTAAATAGTCGGACGTTGATTGTTGATTCGACCCATTCTCGTGCTCGATACGGACAAAAACCGATTAAGCAGGTTGTCATCGAAGAGGCGAAACGGCTTCGGCAGGCATGTTATCAAGAAAATGACAACACGAAAGGACGTTTCCCAGAGAAAGTGGATGAAGCAGATATCGACCAACTCTTGGCGTATGCGCTCGCTGTAGCTGAAACTGTTGAATCCGAAATGCCTGAATTGATATCACGGGAGCACATTCGGGCTCGGGTGAACCGTGTCCGTGAACTGACGGAGGATGCACACTTCGAGTTGCGGGTATCAAGGGACAAGAATGCCCGGACCGGGCATAAAAGCGCTGACTCCTCGTTCTTTGGTTACAAACATCATCTCGCAATGACCGAGGATGGCGTGATCACAGCTGTTATCGTGACGTCCGACGAAGCGGCAGATGGCATTCAACTGACCAGCCTGGTTGAGAAGAGCCATATAGCTGGCGCCGAGTTCGACTACATTGTGGGTGACTCTGCCTATTCTAGTCGTGAGAACCTAGTTTCTGTCGCTTCGCAAGGATGTAAGCTCGTCGCTCCATTGAATCCACGGGTCTTTTCTGTCTCCACGAATCGAGCTGAGGGGTTCACCTATAATAAAGATGCAAACCGCTACGTCTGCCCTGCCGGGCACATGGCCGTCCGAAAGTCTCGAACAGGCAAAAAGAATGTAGGTGCAAGTCAACAAGAGACACACTTTTTCGATATCGTACTATGTAAATGTTGTCCGTTGCGCGAAGGATGTTATAAAGATGGGGCAAAATCTAAAACGTATAGCGTATCGTTGAAGTCAAGGGAGCACAGCGATCAGCTTGAGTACGAACAGACTGACGAATTCAAAACGTATCGTCGTAAACGATACGCGATTGAATCCAAGAACAATCAACTGAAGAATACGTATGGTTTGGCGCGAAACAAAACGTCAGACCTAAAAGGCATGACATTGCAGAGCGTGATGGCGATCATCGCGGTCAACTTGAAGCGAATTATCAGCCTCCAAAAAGAAAAAACAGACTAA
- a CDS encoding DUF2716 domain-containing protein — protein MILLIKQNGADMLYQTIYTEGRIIVQHEGIVGAWVREEDVKQMRVSRFKRLGVQIFQLIEKFERQGYRELNETDYTELVVQFSYEKDQEETALERRHMMEEVINDGLLHTGNGYCEGGDIGNGTTNIFYHVLDIEAAITLIFEEMKARDVQDKPKIAVQEGAAYTVRYPEGAPFDLIGEGKPWSWIPMTQAEDEKVWHVIDQQLQFAPSTTVFPSYHAPSPFITYEVDYEKREEIEQELKRILTELTVEGERVMALDWNHQGYWIDPRRPFLRNEEGDWMIPAVPDGDYSFFIARDFRWGYLGHPWEGSITLFGEDLISAFQRTKIFSNEIRRG, from the coding sequence ATGATTCTACTGATAAAACAAAACGGCGCGGATATGCTCTACCAAACAATCTATACCGAGGGACGCATCATCGTGCAGCACGAAGGAATCGTTGGAGCATGGGTGAGAGAAGAAGACGTAAAACAGATGCGCGTTTCTCGCTTCAAACGATTAGGTGTACAAATTTTTCAGCTGATCGAGAAGTTTGAACGTCAAGGCTATCGCGAGCTGAACGAGACCGATTATACGGAACTGGTTGTCCAGTTTTCTTATGAAAAGGATCAGGAAGAAACAGCGCTCGAGCGACGTCACATGATGGAAGAAGTAATCAATGATGGTTTGCTTCATACGGGGAACGGCTACTGCGAAGGGGGAGATATTGGTAATGGTACGACGAATATCTTCTACCACGTCCTTGATATCGAGGCAGCCATTACACTAATTTTTGAAGAAATGAAAGCACGCGATGTACAAGACAAACCAAAAATTGCAGTACAAGAAGGAGCAGCATACACCGTTCGATACCCTGAAGGAGCGCCGTTCGATCTGATTGGTGAAGGCAAGCCATGGAGCTGGATTCCGATGACGCAAGCGGAGGATGAGAAGGTATGGCACGTCATTGATCAACAATTGCAATTCGCACCCAGTACGACAGTTTTCCCCTCATACCATGCCCCGAGTCCGTTCATTACATACGAAGTGGATTATGAAAAACGAGAAGAAATCGAGCAGGAGCTAAAGCGTATTCTGACCGAGCTGACTGTTGAAGGAGAACGCGTCATGGCGCTCGATTGGAATCATCAAGGGTATTGGATCGACCCAAGGCGTCCGTTTCTTCGAAATGAAGAAGGAGACTGGATGATTCCAGCAGTTCCAGATGGCGATTACTCCTTTTTCATCGCTCGTGATTTTCGCTGGGGATATCTCGGTCACCCGTGGGAGGGGAGCATCACGTTGTTTGGAGAAGATCTGATTTCTGCGTTCCAAAGAACAAAGATTTTTTCGAATGAAATCCGAAGAGGGTGA